One segment of Panicum virgatum strain AP13 chromosome 1K, P.virgatum_v5, whole genome shotgun sequence DNA contains the following:
- the LOC120700324 gene encoding uncharacterized protein LOC120700324, with product MDVDIAKTLVPSLNFFGMDETVLTLTKSAFINLPHPPAANAAPLSGAVPARAPDGVDRISLLPAGILRNIVSRLPVKDAARTTMLSTRWRRVWHTTPLVLVDAHLLPVAGTTGSIHRASTSSFRLGAVPPERDLSSAPCGLANAVTSVLAAHPGPFCCVYLTGTPMAPHRDELALWFQHLFAKGTQELFFINCVKKFDTDVLLPATIFRCTSLTKLYIGFWRLPETATLKGAAGFPYLQELGLFSLIMKDEDLIFVLNRCPVLVKLLIVGSRWPVCLRIQCHSLRCVEVCEGIASEITVVHASHLERLLMWDAWGAGGFTNLSFKVKIGHAPKLRFLGFLVPGMHKLEIGNTVIKAETKASPNTTVLSVQMLAVQIKLGTRIEAKMLPSYLRCFPNVETLYVQSENDDIKLCGPQSTGTGKLNLKFWREVGPIECVQRHIKKVVLREFRGTRSELDFLKFIAEHAQVLEKMVIVLAHGNSPTDSVGTNLRTKMASANWANPRCELMIFQTLFHQQGTAWCYLAAFDLSNPDPFDISKCVDMTCQSQKCAVPKSTCKALFETIGNVSFEE from the exons ATGGACGTCGACATTGCTAAGACGCTGGTCCCCAGCCTCAATTTCTTTGGGATGGACGAGACCGTGCTCACATTGACGAAGAGCGCCTTCATCAACCTCCCTCACCCGCCTGCCGCCAACGCCGCCCCCCTCTCCGGCGCCGTCCCGGCGAGAGCCCCCGATGGGGTCGACCGCATCAGTCTCCTCCCAGCTGGGATCCTCCGCAACATCGTCTCCCGACTCCCCGTCAAGGATGCCGCGCGCACCACCATGCTCTCCACGCGCTGGCGCCGCGTCTGGCACACCACGCCACTCGTCCTCGTCGACGCTCACCTCCTCCCCGTCGCCGGCACCACCGGGAGCATCCACAGGGCCAGCACATCCTCGTTCCGCCTCGGCGCCGTCCCGCCCGAGCGCGACCTCTCCAGCGCCCCGTGTGGCCTCGCCAACGCGGTGACCAGCGTCCTCGCCGCGCACCCGGGTCCCTTCTGCTGCGTGTACCTCACCGGTACACCAATGGCTCCGCACCGGGATGAGCTCGCGCTCTGGTTCCAGCACCTCTTCGCCAAGGGCACCCAAGAGCTCTTCTTTATCAACTGCGTTAAGAAATTCGACACCGACGTGCTCCTCCCCGCCACGATCTTCAGGTGCACCTCCCTCACCAAGCTCTACATCGGCTTTTGGAGATTACCAGAAACCGCCACCCTAAAAGGCGCCGCCGGATTCCCCTACCTCCAGGAGCTTGGCCTCTTTTCCCTCATCATGAAGGACGAGGACCTCATCTTCGTTTTGAACAGATGTCCCGTCCTGGTGAAACTCCTGATTGTCGGAAGTCGGTGGCCAGTGTGCCTCCGCATTCAGTGCCACAGTCTACGCTGCGTGGAGGTATGTGAGGGTATCGCGTCCGAAATCACAGTGGTGCATGCTTCACACCTGGAGAGGCTCTTGATGTGGGACGCTTGGGGTGCCGGTGGTTTCACCAACCTGTCTTTCAAGGTCAAGATTGGGCATGCACCAAAGCTGCGCTTCCTAGGATTCTTGGTGCCTGGAATGCACAAACTGGAGATTGGGAACACCGTCATCAAG GCTGAGACTAAGGCAAGCCCAAACACAACTGTACTGAGTGTCCAGATGCTGGCAGTTCAAATTAAACTTGGAACCCGCATTGAAGCCAAGATGTTGCCTAGTTACCTCAGATGCTTTCCCAACGTGGAGACGCTCTACGTTCAG TCCGAGAACGATGACATCAAGTTATGTGGACCTCAATCGACTGGCACAGGCAAACTGAATCTCAAGTTTTGGAGGGAGGTGGGTCCAATAGAATGTGTTCAGCGGCACATCAAGAAGGTTGTTCTCCGGGAGTTCCGGGGTACCAGAAGTGAGCTTGACTTCCTTAAGTTCATTGCTGAGCATGCACAAGTCCTTGAGAAGATGGTGATTGTGTTGGCCCATGGAAATTCTCCTACAGATTCTGTGGGTACCAACCTGAGGACTAAAATGGCTTCGGCAAATTGGGCCAATCCACGCTGTGAACTGATGATTTTTCAGACTctatttcatcaacaaggtaCAGCTTGGTGCTACCTAGCAGCGTTTGATCTTTCCAACCCAGACCCTTTTGATATCTCAAAATGTGTCGATATGACATGTCAAAGTCAAAAGTGTGCTGTTCCAAAATCCACATGCAAGGCACTCTTTGAGACTATTGGCAATGTATCATTTGAGGAATAG